In the Trichoderma atroviride chromosome 4, complete sequence genome, CCGAGCCCGTCTGCCCATCCACATTGCGGCTGAGTCCTACGGAGGGCATTATGGACCAGTCTACCTCGACTATATACTAGAGTCACGGAGGTTCAACTCCCGAGATGCTTTCTGGGGCAACATTTCCTCTCTCATACTGATAAATGCCGTGATTGACTATACTGCCCCCGCTGTGGGCACATACGAGTTCTTATGCAAGGGATTCGGGAAACACGACAAGATTGTGAATGATACCGTCTGTGAGGCGCTCGCACTCAACGTGCCTAAGCTCTTTGAGCTCGGACGAAACTGCGATGCGAGTAATGATGGACATGAATGCCGGGGCATGATGACATACGTAGAAGAGGCGGTGCATCCGTATTATTACGACCAGGTCATGGCAGGGAAAAGAAACCCGTTTAATGGTATGTTGAATCCGTTGCCCCTGCTCATACTTTCGATATTAACGGCGTTTATACAGTCCATATTCCCTGCCCTGATTGGCCTTTGTGCTCAGACATTACGAAAGGCAACATCACAGCCTACCTCAACCAGGACCACGTCAAAAAGGCCCTACAGTTGCCGCCCTCGTTTGTATTTGAAATCGTCGACCTCGACGTTGACGTAGCCTACATCGACTCCAAAGACCCCTTCAGGACCACGACCCGTGAAGTTGCACGTATTCTCGACGCTTACCGCACTCCCAACCTGGGCGACATCCGCGTGCTTGTGCTACAGGGCAACGAGGACTACAGACTCAACACCCCGGGCAACATGTGGGCGTATGACAACCTGCGATGGAGCGGGCTGGCGGACTATCGGCTGGCTCCGTGGCGGGAGCTGCCAGAAGGGACAGCCGCGACGGGATTCTGGAAGAGTTCCGGTCGATTGGCGTTTGTGGCGGTTGACGGGGCTGGACATACCGTTCCGGGGGATGTGCGAGAGGGGAGTTATAGGATCGCACAGGAGTGGCTTGAGGGAGGATGGAGAGCTTGAGGGAGGATGGAGAGCTTGAGGGAGGATGGAGAGCTTGAAAGGGGTTTGGTGTGGTTAACAGCATGGAGTTTACATGTGAGCCGAGGCATATAtctgtgtacatgtatgcattgTGAATTATACTGAAAGTAGTATTTCTCAAGTAAGAGTGGCTGAAAGAGGTATATGTTGCGTGAGGACAATAAAACATGAAAAGCCAATGAGAAGACGAGCAACAGACAACTTTAGAAAAAGAGCTGATTTGTGtggtcccccccccccccccccccccccccgctAGATCAACTTAAGAGACGTGGGGAAGCAAGATGTGGCTGAACTAGAGAAGGATTTTTTTGTTCCCTAGACTCGTTTTTAACAAATGTTTTTTGTATTGCCCCTCACGCGCGAGCCGAGGCAGATGAACCAGgctatatactatatatCCAGCCAGTGGTTGAAATGTGAGGCCTTCACAAGTTTGAAGAGAGCGCTTCTTTGCCACTCCCCGCCACCATTCTCATTTACATCTTTTGAGCTGCTGTATCGTTTGGAAGATTCAGTTGGCATCTTCATAATCGAAGATTTCAAAGTATACGGTTTCCAAGTTCTACAGCCATTGCAATACCTTCAGTTTCACACACCATGGCTATCATGGATGCCGTGGCAGCTTCCTGGGGCCACATAATCGCAACCTACGACCCCTACACCGTCGACTTCGTCGGCACCTTCATCATCCAAGTCATCTTCTGGTGGATTCCAtgcatcctcttcgtcctcctcgACTCCATCGCACCGTCCTTTTCCTCAAAACACAAAATCCAGCCCGCGCCCAAGCAGCCCACGTCAAGCGAAATCTTGCACTCCATGGTCATCTGCATCCGCAACCAGGCCATCGTCTTCGCCCTCCACGGCGCCCTCCTCTACGCAACTTTCGCAAAGGGCCTGCCCCCCAGCATCAGAGTCGACGCAAAACTCCCCTCGCTAGAAGAATTCGTACGAgacctcttcttcagcgtgCTGTCCCGCGAGGCCCTCTTCTACAGCTCCCACCGGATCCTCCATCTGCGCCCGCTGTATAGACGCTTTCACAAGCAGCACCACAAGTTCACGGCCCCCGTCGCGTTTTCGTCGCAGTATGCCCACCCGGTGGAGCACATCTCGGCCAACGTGCTGCCCattttgctgccgccgctgctgctaaaGTCGCATATTCTCACCATGTGGGTGTTTGTGGCCTTTCAGCTCATCGAGACTTCGACGGTGCATAGCGGGTATGATTTCTTTGGGGGAGCGGCCAAGAAGCATGACCGGCATCATGAGAGGTTTGACGTGTACTTTGGGGGTATCGGGCTTTTGGATTATGTTCTTGGGACTGATGAACGAGAAGATAGGAGGAGAGGTAAGAAGGATTAGAAGCGACAAGTTGAACTTTTAGATAATATTGCCCGTGTTAAAAGTCCAACGACTTAATCAACGTTGTGATTTTGCGTTTTTGTGATCTAATGCACCACTTTATGAATCATTCAATTGCCTAAACCTTCGTGGTCTCTGTTGTAAGCTCATTTCTGTCTGTgtcccatcccatccataATCTCGTTGTTCCCAAATCTATCGGCCGGCCAATATGCAAGGGTATCCatccaaaaacaaaaggtcTCCGCCCCGACAAGCAAAGAGAGCTGATATAAACAAAAGCTAATGATTTCATTCCTAGAATTCGTAGCTCGtattttccattttttttttataatgCCATCCATGCCGAAGACCGAACATACGCCGCCGCCGTTTAAGGTTGTTCGGTCAAAACACCGCCCAATTGATATaagaaatagtaaaatagtgaagaagaaagataaaaataaataaatagatCGAAGCGAGGCCTCTGTCAATCTCCATCCACACGACGCTGGTGATAGAACCACATTGGTACAGCATCTGCAGTATATCAATCCCAAACAATATATGATAATATCCCAGACAATAAATAAAATGatgtgaaaaaaagaaaaatatggGAGAGGGCAGGGACTTGGGTAAAAATTAAtccgagaaaaaaaaaaggagaaaaggtAACGGAAAATGGAAATAATAATGATAACGTGGTAAAAACAGGTTTTCAGAGCAAACCGCTAGAACTTGATGCGCCAAAATGATACTTGAGCACTCTATTCGCTTCAGAAATGCTAATGTCTTCCACATCCATGGCGACTTCTGCCAAGAACTGGGAAGGACTGCCAGGCAAGGGGGCGCACTGATCGAACAAAAAGTGTTTGGAGTCAAAAGAGTCGTATTCAAGGTCCTGGATCTCTGGTGTCGACTCAAGATAACTCATATCCGTTGGGGACTGAAGGGCAGAGAGATAATGAGGCACGGAGAGTTGGGAGTAGTCATGCTGAGACTCGAAAAAGGTATCGTCTGCCCGAGATGGGATGGGGCTCTGTTGTTGCTGTATGGCATAGGGCGTAAATATGGCGGAATAGTTTGTTCGATCAGAGCCAATCTCAATGGGTGGCGGTATTGATGCATGGGGAGAGTCTTGTCGCTCTATTTGGACTCTGGGTAAGACTGATGCCGACGTCTCCCCATTTAGAAATATGGGGGTGGTATCGAGAGTGTGGGAATTGCGACGCTGCGCAGAGTTGATTTGCTTTAGGAAATCACCTAGCAGTTCTTGCCCTCGTGTTGGAAATCGCTGTTCAAACACCTTTGGCAGCCAGGTACAGAATGCCATCCGGTACAAGACTTCTGGCTCTGGATAGGCTTGCCTGATTTTGAAATGCAGCCGGTAATAGACGGGGGCCAGGCACTCGGGTCCGTGTTTTTCTTTGAACCTGTAAATAGCCCTCAACTGCTTGATAGTCCAGTCCTTGATGCAGGGGTCCGAGATGCGGTTCGCGTGGGGAAATAGGATCTGATAGATGCGATCCCATTGCTGTATGTGTGATCTTGATCGGTCGCTACGCTGTTTGATCTGAAGACATGTGCCCGAATCGTAATGGAGCGCGTTATTCGCCCGGCTCCGTCGATGTGGTGCctctgctcttttcttttgacaTTGATGAGGACAGTTCATTGCATCGTGGTGTACGCTTCTCAGATGCTGTTTCAGGTACGGGATTGTGTTGATCTTCTGAAAACAGTTATGATGTACAAGATCGGGGTACCTCATTGCATAGGGGCATATGAATGACGATTTATCGTGCAGTACAGGGAAGTGCCCTTGCATTGTATCAGCATTTGCATCATAGTCCTGAGGCGTCTGCGGGTTTCCTTCTGCAGCACCAAGTATACCACGCCCGTAGCCACTGATGTCCCGCCCCATGTTTGGTCGCTGGTAGAGTGCGTCAAGACTTGCAACCATTTGCTCTAGGCCGAGTCTCACATCGAACAATGGGTCTTCAACATGGCCAGAGGAATGTTGATGCTCTTGGGGGCTTGGGGCCTGGCTTGCAATATTtctgccatcgccatcttgaGGGGGGGTACAATCCATTGTCCAAGTAGTCATGTGTGTTATGCTGATCGCTCTCGGTGAGCTGCCCCGATATCGTCGAGGTTTGCTGGGAAAACTCGCTGATGTTATCGATCCATGAGTCTGCAAGAAGCTGCATGTCGCTAGACTCTTGTGTACCCATGCTCGAGACATTGTTGTTAACCGATATCATGTGTTGTTGCCGATTAACGAGCGGCTGGCCTCGAATTGTCAAGACTGGCCCATCCCAGTCAAAAGAATTGAACAGCCTATCGTCCCTCCTTTGAAACCTGTCGGTCCATGTTTGTTGAAACTGCGTAACATCGCTGAGGATTTGCGCGGGAGCCGTGCGTCTTGGCGGGGAGAGCAGCGGCATGGGACTGGCGATATGCGGGgatgacaatggcgacggGATTCTCGATAAGGGATAAAGCCGAGCCATGGGAGAGGCAGTCGTCTGGGATATCATGTCTCGTTCTCGGGCCATGGACTGGACATCGTGTGTCCGAATGACCAGCGATTGGCCATTGTGGACAGGCTGGACGGCATACGGCGATTGATTGGGCTGGTCTCGCTGCGTATTCGCCTCTCCTTGGCGATGAAACCGCTGCCCCGCCCTCTGCGGGATGTAGCCGGACGTGTCGATTGGTGAACGATGGGCACGGCTGAGGGTGCTTGGAAGTAAAATCGAGGGTGACGCCTCTCGGTGTTTTCGTTTTGACATCATGGCCCGCTATTCGCGTATAGCGGGTGGCCAGCGCTATTGCCAGTGAAGCTACAGGCGATCTAGCTTCCGATTAGATTagcagctggagagctggaCGACTGATTGAATCTAAGGCCCGGGCCGCTACCCAGGTGCGGggatgtttttttcttgccagTTGAATGGCTTGTCCCCCGCCCGCCagcaaagaggcaaaagagagTTTGCGGCGGTCTCGCGGCGGGCAACTAAGCTTATCCGATCACTGGACGGCCTCTGCTTCGCCTCTTGGACCTGGAGATGGAATCGAGATCAAAGTGCACAAGGTTGGGTGGCGAGTGAACGAAACGGACGCAGCCGACGAGTCCCGTTTTATGCGCGGCTTTGGACCCGGGATGGAACCCAAAAACGATACAAGGTACCTGGAACTGATGGAACTGACGTCCAATGAGAGGGTGGCCGCCTCAGCTGTTTTGGGCTGTCGCCAACCGGTACTAAGGAAAAGGTACGAAGCAAGGAGTCAAGCACTTAAAATCTATCTACGACTTGTGGTATGGTAAAACCTCTgtggttttcttttttcctgtcAGGAAGAGGACCCTTGCCCGTTTTTGTATTGCCTCGCCTTCAACGTCGGGACGTTTTGGTGAGGCTTGCTGCGGCCCTTGTGCCGATTTACACCCCGTCGTGAACTCGTCATCGAGCGGAGCCGCTAGGTTGgtgtgctggtgctgaatCTTGGGAAAAGTGCTGCAGTATACACCGCTTGCTTGATATGGCCTGTTGTTTATTGACGGCGCAATTTGCCTATATATCGACTATAGCTGGAGTTTCTGGCATTGCTCCGGCCTGTGCACCGGCAAAAAACGCAGCGGCAATCTGCATTGGTCGAAGCTGCGAGCTGCGCCATGAACTCATCCATCCAGTCGGCAGAGAGAGGCTGTGCGGGCCCCACCCCAAAACGATAATTGCACTGCCAGCACGGCGCACGATTCTTGGTATTAACTATGGTTGGGCATGTTTGCTgcgctggcagcagctaCAGTATGAATGCAACTTCGACATTGGCCACTGCGGCAGCGGCCCGTGATCTCGATCTTGTTTCCCCAAAAGTGGCGGAGGCTAAAGCAAGAGAAACCACCATTGGCAGCATGACACGGAAGCCGACTCGATCCATATGGCCGGGGCATGTGCTCTTGTGATGCCGAACGTTGGTGACTGATAAACAAACTGCCTCTTGTCGCTATCTGGTGGTGGTTTATCAAGCCGATTCTAGCCAGgccagtacatgtatcttgtgtacatgtacggaTTGACAGCTAATAATAGCAGGACGAAGCGGCATCCAGTAGGATACATACACATGGTACATGGGCCAATAGCATGTAGCTGTATATACGAACATGTGTCTCTAGCAAGAATAGATACCTCACCTCGAAGCACCAATTTGTTCGTATCATTCGTATCATTCGTATTGTTCTTCCCTTCTCCGAGCCTGAGCCGTATCACGAGTCCCGGCCCCACCGTGTCCGAACAGCCGGGATCTCGGCGGGCATCTCACGCTCAAACGATTTCCGAAGCAAACCCGCCTCCTAAAAAACGCAGCCAAGTATCCTCAGGGAAGTATGCGTTAATCCAATAGCATAGCCTTCCGCAGCCCAAAGAGCCAGGCATCTCTTTTTGGGGAAATGGCCAGCGTTACATACAGGCATGGAGCATCACGTAACGCCGGATCCCAAAAACTCCACCTCCTGGCCCCGGGCGTCGAAAAGAGCCTATTCTTCAATACGGGTCTATCAATAGTGCCCAATTATATACCGGAGGTGCACCAGTCACCTGGATGTTTTCCTAAGTTGTTAGGCTGCCATTTACAAGGATCTTGCTGCGATCATCAACGAGTCACCCGTGAAGCGTGGTGGATACAGGTACATGCTACGTGCGTACCCAGTAGCCTTGTTGTCCATATTGCATCATTAGCAGAAAATTGTTTGGTTTGATTGCCCTATTCTAACTTCAACCCTTGCCTGAATGGTGCAATAAGCACTTGGAGCAAAGACCTAAGCCACTTCCCATGTTTTGCAACTCTGTCAAGCTAGACGATGGTGTTGCGATTTTGCGGTAATCATGTATACGAAGCAATAGGCAGAGAAATAGAAAGAGTGGCGAAGCACTCCGTTGGCATCTAATTGAGTCAAACCTATGCCTCTGATGTCACATGCAAGCGAATCTGACAAGTCTCTGTACCTCTTTCACGGGGTGGGAACCCGCTTCGGGGTGGAAAACCGCTTCGAGGCGGCCAGTCACACGTATCCGCTGATCTCTATTATATGCAGCTACTAGGTAGTTGCTGAATGCCCCATCGGCTAGAGTCTGGTACTACGTAGCATCTAAGAGCAAGT is a window encoding:
- a CDS encoding uncharacterized protein (EggNog:ENOG41), with the translated sequence MMSKRKHREASPSILLPSTLSRAHRSPIDTSGYIPQRAGQRFHRQGEANTQRDQPNQSPYAVQPVHNGQSLVIRTHDVQSMARERDMISQTTASPMARLYPLSRIPSPLSSPHIASPMPLLSPPRRTAPAQILSDVTQFQQTWTDRFQRRDDRLFNSFDWDGPVLTIRGQPLVNRQQHMISVNNNVSSMGTQESSDMQLLADSWIDNISEFSQQTSTISGQLTESDQHNTHDYLDNGLYPPSRWRWQKYCKPGPKPPRASTFLWPC
- a CDS encoding uncharacterized protein (TransMembrane:2 (o29-50i71-97o)) — translated: MAIMDAVAASWGHIIATYDPYTVDFVGTFIIQVIFWWIPCILFVLLDSIAPSFSSKHKIQPAPKQPTSSEILHSMVICIRNQAIVFALHGALLYATFAKGLPPSIRVDAKLPSLEEFVRDLFFSVLSREALFYSSHRILHLRPLYRRFHKQHHKFTAPVAFSSQYAHPVEHISANVLPILLPPLLLKSHILTMWVFVAFQLIETSTVHSGYDFFGGAAKKHDRHHERFDVYFGGIGLLDYVLGTDEREDRRRGKKD
- a CDS encoding uncharacterized protein (EggNog:ENOG41); the protein is MVASLDALYQRPNMGRDISGYGRGILGAAEGNPQTPQDYDANADTMQGHFPVLHDKSSFICPYAMRYPDLVHHNCFQKINTIPYLKQHLRSVHHDAMNCPHQCQKKRAEAPHRRSRANNALHYDSGTCLQIKQRSDRSRSHIQQWDRIYQILFPHANRISDPCIKDWTIKQLRAIYRFKEKHGPECLAPVYYRLHFKIRQAYPEPEVLYRMAFCTWLPKVFEQRFPTRGQELLGDFLKQINSAQRRNSHTLDTTPIFLNGETSASVLPRVQIERQDSPHASIPPPIEIGSDRTNYSAIFTPYAIQQQQSPIPSRADDTFFESQHDYSQLSVPHYLSALQSPTDMSYLESTPEIQDLEYDSFDSKHFLFDQCAPLPGSPSQFLAEVAMDVEDISISEANRVLKYHFGASSSSGLL
- a CDS encoding uncharacterized protein (SECRETED:SignalP(1-21)); its protein translation is MACCLLTAQFAYISTIAGVSGIAPACAPAKNAAAICIGRSCELRHELIHPVGRERLCGPHPKTIIALPARRTILGINYGWACLLRWQQLQYECNFDIGHCGSGP
- a CDS encoding uncharacterized protein (EggNog:ENOG41~MEROPS:MER0003541); the encoded protein is MIIAKTVVASGILLAGNAVAYLRLPPFLPKQHESARISDGLQFQSFDFGEQRPLAGSKTATTSSSADVPSFKAGQYTLTPQDDSTCATYGESQWTGTIDVTDSHRLFFWFFDSRNDPVNDPVIIWMNGGPGATSMFGLFNEMGACWLEPGENTTVPNDFAWNNNASVLFLDQPAGVGFSSRAEGSPVPAFDLAGASDFQAFLNIFFKDIFPDRARLPIHIAAESYGGHYGPVYLDYILESRRFNSRDAFWGNISSLILINAVIDYTAPAVGTYEFLCKGFGKHDKIVNDTVCEALALNVPKLFELGRNCDASNDGHECRGMMTYVEEAVHPYYYDQVMAGKRNPFNVHIPCPDWPLCSDITKGNITAYLNQDHVKKALQLPPSFVFEIVDLDVDVAYIDSKDPFRTTTREVARILDAYRTPNLGDIRVLVLQGNEDYRLNTPGNMWAYDNLRWSGLADYRLAPWRELPEGTAATGFWKSSGRLAFVAVDGAGHTVPGDVREGSYRIAQEWLEGGWRA